The stretch of DNA ATTTGAATTAGAGAGGAGGGGGTACTTACAGGCAGGTTCGTTTGTACCAGAAGTAGCCCTTGAAAATCCGGATGCGTTAAAACAGACGTATCGTGATTTTATGAACGCTGGTTCGGATGTTGTATTAGCATTTACATATAATGCACATCGAGAGAAAATGCGTATTATTGGTAAGGAACAATTACTAGAACCGTTGAACAGAAGTGCTATTCGTTTAGCGAAAGAAGTAGCCAAAGAACATCCACAGGAAGAAGCATTAGTTGCAGGAAATATTTCTAATACAAATATCTTTGACCCTAATGATGAATCAAGCAAACATAAAGTGAGAGAGATGTTTGCCGAAATGGCACAGTGGAGTAAAGAAGAAGACGTTGATTTTATAAATGGGGAAACGTTCTATTATCATGAAGAGGCAGAGATTGCTTTGGAAGAAATATTGAAAAAAGACTTGCCAGCTGTCATCACACTAGGATTAATGGGAGAGAACATCTTAAGAGATTGCTATACAGTAGAAGAATCGTGTAAGATATTATCGGAAAAAGGAGCCCTTGTTGTTGGCATGAATTGTTTCCGAGGTCCAGATACAATGCAGCCTTATATCGCAAAAATTAGACAGCATGTAGACGGTTATGTAGGTGCATTACCTATTCCATATCGTACATCAAATGAGCATCCGACTTTTTTCAATTTACCTGATGGTGGGTGTAGCTGTCATCTCCCTACTGAGACCACTTTTCCAACTGCATTAGATCCACTGTACCATAACCGTTATGAACTGGCAGCATGGGCTAAAGAAGCAAAAGAAATCGGTGTTAATTATATCGGATTATGCTGTGGGGCTTCTCCAGCTATGCTAAGAGCTGTTGCAGAGTCTGTTGGGAAAGAGACCGTTAATTCTCCTTATTCTCCTGACATGGAGAAACATTTCTTGTTTGGTAAGGATAAAAGTTTAAAAGAGCATAACGTAGGTTATCGATTCAAGGCATAATATCGTCATTTCTCTGGAGGATTTATTAGCGTATTGGAAAAATCAAAGAGGTTGATGGGTGTGGCAATTATGAGGGAGACAGATAAATCCTCTAACTTGAACGTGAAAAGAAGAGAAACATAAGAATTTAAGGCGTGTAATCATTATATGATGAACTGGAATAATGGAAAATTCATACGCGATCTTCTACGGGTGGTTGTCAGTCTCCTCATCCCTTTTTCCTCCCGTAGAGTTTTACGTATATCTTCCATTTTCCTTTCATTTTTTTGAAATAAATCTTGCTGCTCCGTATAAAAAGTTAAACCTCACTGTTGTGTCCTAAATCTTAGTGATTTTCTACTTCATATGTTCCTGCCTCTATTTCGGATTGCAATGAATATAGATAATTTTTTAACTCTAAATCCTGGATACTTTCAATATCATTCCATTTAAAATTTAATGGCTCTTCATCGATTAACATGGCAAGCCAGGTATCCCCATTACTTCGGTAAGTAGCAATTAATTTGTACTTTGAAGTGTAGGGAGGAATCTTAAATGACATTACTCATCATTCCTCGCTAATTTAGTTGTTTATATATTCTTATATCGGTATATATTGAAGGATATCAACTAGCTTGAATAAATAATTAGGTAATTACACCTAACTATTTATTCAGGAATGATTATATTTTAATGGGAATGATGTGTTTTACTGTCTACATAGGACCCCATTCAATGAGAACTCCTATTATTAAAGCTATAATTGCAATTACTAGCCATATAAGAAATAGAGGGAATACCCATTTTAGCCATTTTGTATAAGGTACTTTAGCTACAGCAAGACTAGCCATAAGAATTCCTGACGTAGGAAAGATTAAATTAGTGAGTCCATCCCCAAATTGATAAGATTGAACAGCAACTTGTCTAGTTACCCCAATCATGTCAGCTAATGGAGATAGAAGTGGCATTGCTATCATTGCTTGTCCGCTACCTGAATTGACTAAAAAGTTAAGCAATGAATTCGAAATAAACATACCAATAGCAGAAAATACTGGTAATAAATTTTCAAGAGGTACGGATAATGCATATACAATCGTATCAATAACCATTGCTTCTTCTAATACAACAATTACTGATCTCGCTAAACCTACTACTAGTGCTCCATAAACAAGATTTCTAGCTCCATGTAAAAATGTTTCAGCTATAGTATTATAATGCATTCCTGCAATAATCCCAGAACCAAGTGAGATAAATATAAAGAATGCAGACATATGATTTATTGTCCACTCTAGTTGAATCGATCCGTATACGAAAAAGCCTAGACTAAGCGTTACAAAACCTAATAATAACTTATGCCTTGTAGTAAAAGGAGCATTTAAACTGTCCATCTCATCGTCTGCTTCATATGTTCCTATTAAACTCATCTCTTTATTTTGCATGATTTTCTCTGCATACCGCCACGTGTAAGCAATTGTTATTGTTAGCATCAAGATAAATATAATTATTCGAAATAATGCTCCGGAAAATAGCGGTAGCCCCGCAATATCTTGTGCTATACCAACAGTATAAGGATTTAAAAATCCAACACTAAATCCTACGAAATTAGCTCCAAACGTTATAGCGATAGCAACAATTGGATCAAGCTTTAATGCTCTCGCAATAATGACGCCAACCATTACAAAAGCAATTACAGCATTTGCTACTGCACCGACAGCTCCAACGAGTGCAAAGATAGTGGATACAGTTGCAATTAGCCAAAATTCATTTCCACGAGTAAGTCTTACAGCTTGATTAATCACACCCCGTAAGGCTCCAGAACGTTCAATGATTTCAAACATTCCACCAGTAAACAATATTAAGAATATAATGTCTGCAGAAGATACCATACCAGTTTGTATCGCGTTGAAAAAATCTAGAAAACCTAATGAATTTCCATCAGTCGACTGATAAGTTCCAGGAATAACCTTTTCGACACCATCAACACTTTCTCGATCAAAAGTACCTGATGGAATAATAAATGTCGCAATATAAGCTGCTAGCAATACTAAAAACAGGATAACATACGTATCAGGCATCACCCATCTAGAATGTTTTCTTTGTTGTGAAATATCTTTTTTGTCCTCCATATCCTACCTCCTACGTAAATATTTAAAGACTAAAATCAGAAAAATACATAAATATAGTTTTCAATTATATCGTATTGATCACTATTTTCAATAAAAGACAGACAATATAAGTCAAATGACCCAAGTAGGTAGGAGGGTTAGATCCAAAGGTTGATTTTTAACAATAAGTGTTCATCTAATCTATAGGGGGAGAGATAGGATTACTCAAGTAAAATTAGTTAATTCGGTCATCCTGTAGTGAATAATTAACCTGTTCTGTGGAATGGTAAAAGAAAAATACTAGATGTTTGGGGGTATCGCGTTGAAAAGATCTATACTATCTAAGTTAAAAAATCAGCAATTAGATAAAAAACGTGCTACTTCTATACAGCGGCCTGCAAAAACGGAATTATCGATATCAAGTAAGTTAAGTACAAACCTTCAAAATATAAAGCAATCTATCGGTAATCCAGACGATTTAAATTTACGTAATATCAAAGTCGGTAAGATGAATACAAACTGTGGTATTGCCTATATTTCCGGAATAACCGATGAAACACTTATTAATAATAATATTATCCAAAACCTTCAACAAAATTTAAAAGATGTTGAAGTCGATCTAATAGAGAACATTAAGTTAGAGGTAATATCCATAACTTCAATTGAAGAAACGGAGAATATGGATAAGATTATTGATTATATCTTAGATGGACAAACTGTATTTTTTATTGATGGTGAAAAGATGGCTTTAGTCATCGGTTCTTCTGGTGGTAAGGAACGCTCTGTGGAACAGCCTCAATCAGAAACATTAATTCATGGTCCACGAGACGGGTTTATCGAAAATCTAGAGGTGAATTTATCTTTAATTCGAAGAGATTTAAGAGATCCGAAATTGCGTTATAAAAGCTTTGAGATCGGATCGAGATCAAAACAAAAGGTCGTGCTTTGTTATATAGAGGATTTAATTAATCCTGATATTTTAGAGGAAGTAATACGAAGAATTCAATCTATAGATACGGAATATGTAACGGATTCTGCACAAATTGAACAATGGATCGAGGATAGTTCCCTATCACCTTTTCCTCAAATGATTAGCTCAGAAAGACCAGATAAAGCATCATTTGAAATGTTACATGGGAAATTTGTAATTTTAGTAGATGGTACTCCTTTTTGTATCATTGGCCCAATTGTTCTGAATGATATTGTGAAATCAATGGAAGATTATAACCAACGTTGGATAATGGCATCTTTGTTGCGTGTATTGCGATTTATTGCATGTATCATTGCATTATTTTTGCCAGGAATTTATATTGCTTTGGTATCATTTCATCCTGGTATGCTGCCTACATCTTTAGTATTTTCTATTGCGGCTAGTAGAGAAGGTATGCCTTTTAATGCAGCTGTTGAAGTGTTATTAATGGCTATGGTGTTTGAGATGCTTCAAGAAGCTGCTATACGGCTGCCAAAAGTAATTGGCCAAACTATTAGTATAGTTGGAGGTTTAGTAATTGGGGAATCAGCTGTAAATGCAGGAATTGCGAGTCCGATTATCGTTATTGTGACAGCATTAACAGCTATTGCAAGTTTTTGTGTTCCCTATTATAGTGTAGCAATTAGTTTTCGCGCAATACGATTTGGTGTAATGTTCGCCTCTGCAGTACTCGGACTTTACGGGCTGATTCTATCTTTAATTGTAATGGTTATTCATATTACAAACCTAAAAAGTTTTGGTGTACCATACAGTGTTCCGTTAATGCCGATGATGAAAAAAGATATATCCGATATTATTATCCGTGCGCCAATTACTATTTTAACAAAGCGTGATAACTTTTTGCAGAACTTAAATCAACCGAAAAAAGGTCGGAAAAATTAATGAGAACAGTAAATTATACGGATGGAAAAATTTCAAATGTAACCATTGGTGTTTCGGTTTTGAGTATGGTTGTTGCAGTGGGGATCTTAACCTATCCACGTTTGTTAGCGAGTAAGACTGAGGCAGCGGACGGATGGGTAACGTTACTTACTGCAGGAATCTTATCCATTATGATTACATGGGTGATTGCAAATATAGCGTCTAAATTTCCTAATCAATCATTTTTAGATTATGCATCTTTTTTGCTAAGTCGACCTGTAGCAATTGCTATATCGGTTCTTTATATTATCGTTTGCTGGTTTATAGTAGGGTATGAATTAGCATTTATTGCAGATATATCACAACATTATCTTTTTGATCGCACACCAACAGAAGTGGTTGTATTAGCATTTCTATTAGTTATTGTTTATGCAGTGTCGGGTAGTAGAAATGCAATGTTTCGTATGTGTTTTGGGTTTATGGCCTTTTCTATTATTGCAACAATTGTGTTAGTCTTCATGTCATTGCCATTCGGTGATTTTGATCATCTTCTACCGGTTTTTACTACGGATTGGAAGACGTATATAAAAGAGCTTCCCAACGGGATTTTGTCATATACAGGTGGATTTATCTTATTATTTTATATGAAATTAAATAGAGATCCCAAAAAGGGCCCTAAAAGTGCAGCCATAGGTGTCTCAGTTGTAGTGATATTATATGTATCAATATATCTGGCTTGTATTGCTGTATTAGGAAATGTTACGACAGCTAATACTATCTATCCATTAGTGGAGCTTGCCAACACCATTCATTCAGCAGGATTTCTAGATCGAATTGAATCTTTATATTATGTTATATGGATTACTACCATATTTCTCACTTGTATTCTTGCTTATGATGTTAGCGTGATGATAATTACCGATTTATTTCCGAAAGCGAATAAAAAATATATAACGTTTGGAATTTGCCCGATTATTTTTTCTTTATCTATATTACCGGCTAATTATTATCAACTTGGGTTATATGCCTCTATTGTAGGCTACTCATCCATTATCCTTACAGTACTAACGATAATGACTTTAAATATGATGTATTTTTTCAAACGTAAGAAAAAACAGGAGATAAAACAATGAAAAAGTTTCTAGGTAGCATTTTAATTAGTTCTCTTCTTCTTTTAGCAGGTTGCTGGGACAGCTTAGAGTTGGAGGAAAGAGCTTTTGTATCGGGAATTGCGATTGATCTCACTAACGATAATACCAATAACATATTAAATGTAACCGAACAAATAGTGGTACCTAGTGGACTGATTATATTACCAGCTTCTAGTGGTTCCGGCAAAGGGTATCGAAATATTGTGGAACAGGGGAGAACGATTTATGAAGTAGGCGATATCATTGAAAGACAAGAGGATAGAAAATTAGATGGTAGTCATATTGAGGTTGTTGTTATTTCTGACGAAGTCGTAAAAGACGAGTTTGAATTAGCAGATGTAGTGGATATATTCATGCGTGAAAAACGGATGAATAGAGAAGTTATTTTATCGATAGCGGAAGGGTCTGCTGGTGAATTACTAAACATAGAGCCACAAGATGTAAAAATGCCTTCTCAATATTTAACGCAGCTCATTGTTGGGAATTATCGTTTAGTTGGAGGAGATCCACAACGATTTGGAAATATGCAACAATATTTTTTACGAAAGAGAAGTTTTACCTTGCCATTATTAACTACAAAAGGGTCTTCAACTGGTGTTGAATTAGATGGTCTAGCTGTTTTTAGTGGGGAAAATTCAAAAATGGTTGGGGCTTTAAAAAATGAAAATGTAGATGGTTATATGCTTATACAACCGATGTATAACGGCGCTATTACAGCTGAATATGATGGATCCTTTGCAACTTTTCATATTCCAGATGGGACAACAAAGATAAAATTAAAAAATAAAGACCCTGAAAATCTTCACTTTGAGTTTGAAACTTCTTTAGATGCTGAATTAGTGGAAACCTTTTATTCAGAAGATTTTTTTGCTCATAAAAACATGAAAAAATTGGAAGATTCATTAAAAAAAAGAGTGGAGAGCCTAATAACAGGCACAATAGAACAAGTTAGAGATGAGTACGAAACTGATATCCTAGGACTTGGTGAACATCTGAAGACTAAGGAGCCGAAGATTTGGAAGCAAGTTGAAAAGAATTGGGACTACGGAGAAAATTATTTCAAAGATGTGGAAATAACCTTATCAGTAAATATTGATATAAGAGAGACAGGAAATTCAGTGGATACGGATTAGGAGGTAGTTTCTTGATGGATTTTATTAGCGAAAGGTTAAATAATATTGCATTAATTTGCTTAGTATTATCGTTTATAGTTCCAATAACTATAAATTATCTTAATTCTAAATACCATCAAATAACCGACCCAAAATGGAAAAAAGAAGAAGATCAGCAATCAAAATCAAAAGATCAGTAATTTTTCGTATAAATTAGCTGGTTAAGGAAGGAAATATATAGGATATGGTAGATATAATTATTTTAATACTGCTTTGTATCGTAATTTTAGGATCCATAGTTATGCTGTTAAGTTGGCGTAAAATAATGAAAAAGATGACAAAAAAGTATGGTTCTATTATTATGTCTGATCAATATCAAGAAAATCTAATTGAAATGATGGCTGGATTTAAACATATGGGTATTCAAACTACCCTTGAAAATAATTTGCGTGCAGAGTTTGGTAAGATATTACACCGTCCGTTAGGATCTACAAGGCAATGGCCACACTTTGAAAGTATTACGTTTATCCCTGCTCAAGCTGCGAAATTTCCAACAGATCATGATGTATCAGTAGATATATCAGTAACAATTGGACCAAAAGCAAAAAAGCCACTGGAAATTAATGCACCGTTTATGATTAGTGGAATGGCTTATGGAATTGCGTTATCTAAGAATGTACGTCTTGCATTAATGGATGCTGCAAATAATGTTGGTATTGCTATTAATTCGGGTGAAGGTGGAATCTTAGACGAAGAGATAGATGGCGCCGATAATTACATATTGCAGTTTGGAAAGGCAAGATGGTCAAAAGAGGAAGAGTTGTTTAAGAAGGCAGAAATGATCGAACTAAAATTCGGTCAGGGTGCAATACTTGGAATGGGGGATATAATTATTCCCAGGGATTTACAAGGTCATGCTAGAAAAGTTATGGGATTAGAAGATGATGAGGATGCTGTGATTCATAATAATTTTTTTGAAAATCAAACAATGAAGGATTTAAAAGATTTAGTAGAAGAGCTTCGTCACATTAGTGGTGGTGTACCTATTGGAGCCAAAGTGGGAGCTGGAGGAAAAATAGAAGATGATATCGATGCTTTATTAGAAATTGGAGTCGATTATATAGCTGTAGATGGTGGTCAAGCAGCTACATATGGTGCTGCTCCATTATTAACAGATGATTTTGGGATTCCTACTTTACATGCTTTAATTAGAGCGGTTAATCATTTAGAAAAAATAAATAAAAAAAATGAAATCAGTCTTATCATATCTGGTGGAATGTTTACACCAGGAGAATATTTAAAGGCGTTAGCGTTAGGCGCTGATGCAGTATATCTAGGTTCTGTGATGTTATTTACAGTAGCTCATAAACAAGTATTAGATGCAGTACCTTTTGAACCGCCTACTCAAGTGGTGTGGAGTGATGGCAAGTATAGAGATAAATTTGTACGAGAAGAAGGCGCAAAAAATGCTACCAATTTTCTAAAGTCAACTATTGAAGAGTTAGAAGTCGCTATTCGTGCAATGGGTAAGACAAAATTATCAGAAGTGACGAAGGAAGATTTGGTATCGTATGAGAAAAATACGGCACAAGCAGTCGGAATTCCATTTACTACACTTCCATATTCAGAAGGTAAAGTACAGGAAACTTCTCTAAAAGAAGAAAAGAAAACAGATCCCCTAATAGAATTGTAATAAAAGCTTTCTCCGCACTTAAGCAGAGAAAGCTTTTATTTATTTAATTGTTCTTTTTGCTAAATTTTAAATACAAAGCTATCCCCGATGCCATTTCTTTATATTACTCTGGAAAATAGCTCTGCCTTAAATAATTACTTTGGAAAGCGAATTCTCTAATATAATACTGTTTTAAATCTTTTTAACTCTATTCATTTCATATTAATCCGCTAAAATGATATACATTTTGAATACCTTCCTCCTTTTATATTTAAAAATTCAGATTATATATTACAATATACGCAAAAATTGTGTTTTTGAATGTTTTCCTATCATGAAATTTAAAAACATGAATTAACTGTTCTTAAGCGATTTATATTAGATTCAAAGGTTGTTTAATAGAAATCTCCTGACTTATTTTTAAAGTGATTGTTTCCACTTTTGTGAACTGGAATGCTAGTTTTGGTAAAAACAGAAATTTAAGAATTCCTGTAGTTATACATTCATATGCATAGAATACAAGCTTGTAAATTTCAGGAGAACTATTAACCATTTGAAAACATTTTCAAAAGGGGGGTATTTTGGTGACAAAGTTTCAACTATTTATGGAAAAGTATTTCATGCCAGTGGCAGGAAAACTTGCAGAGCAACGGCATCTAAAGGCAATCCGTGATGGAATTATAGCAGTTATGCCATTATTGATTATCGGAAGTATTTTTTTAATTATTTCTTCACCACCAATTAAATCGTGGGCTGAGTTTATGTCACAATATGCTGCAACATTGAGTATTCCAGTGAATGCAACATTCGGGTTATTAGGTTTGGTCGCTGTATTTTCCATTGCTTATAGCTTGGCCCAGAGTTATAAAATGGATGGATTGTCTGCAGGTGTACTTGCTATATCGGCATTTTTTGTAGCTACACCATTAACGGAAGATGGGAATATACCATTGAATTTAATGGGCAGTGAAGGTCTATTTATTGCGATTGTTTTAGCTATTTTCACGGTAGAAGTATTTCGGTTTTTCGATCGAAGGAAATTAGTAATAAGAATGCCTGATACCGTCCCTCCATCTGTATGGAGAGCATTTACTGCATTAATACCTGGTGCAGTTATTATTTCTATTGTATTTGGCATAGATGTATTACTAGCGCATTGGTGGGAGCTATCTTTGCATGATATTGTTGCGACGGTTTTAAGGCAACCATTAGAAATGCTTGGTGCTAGTTTTTGGGGTGCAATGGTAGCCATTATATTAATTCATTTATTATGGGCATTTGGAATTCATGGTATATCGGTTGTTGCAAGTGTTATGGCCCCGATTTGGTATAGTCTAACTGAACAAAATGTAGCTGCTCATCAAGCAGGTGAAGAATTGCCTCATATTATTGGCCAACCTTTTATGGCTATTTGGTGGGCGGTCGGTGGATCTGGGATGGTTTTAGCCTTAACACTACTATTTTTGTTATTCTCAAAATCAAGACACTTGAAAAATGTAGGGAAAGGATCAATTGGTGCAAGCCTTTTTAATATTAGTGAACCGACGATATTTGGAGCTCCTGTGGTAATGAATCCGATATTAATGGTTCCTTTTATTCTCGCTCCTTTGACAGTTGGAATTATTACTTACGTTTCAATGGCTATAGGACTGGTAGGCAAACCATATGTAATCGTACCATGGACCACTCCAGCACCATTTTCTGGTCTACTTACGACAGGGGAATTCAGTGGACTTATTTTAATGATTGTAAATATAATCGTAGCAATGTTAATCTATTATCCTTTCTTTAAGATGTATGATCGACAGTTATTAAAAGAAGAAGTAAAAGGTGAATGAGTAGGAACATGTATTTTATGATTTATGATATTGACGATAATATATCGCACCGCTATAATTAACTTCATAATAGGAAGTGCGGAAGGAGAATTAATAAAGATGAATTCAATTAGATTACGTTCCCCAAAGAATTTGAACAAGTAACTGAATATGTTCAAGCTCTACCTGTGTTTTTTAGGAGAGTAAATGGGAGTAGTCTGTCTTTTACAAAATGTATTCATCTTATAATAGATTCTCAATTATTGAGGAGACAGCTGATTATTAAGCTGTCTTTTTATCTATCGTTATTTATTCTCCTATACACAAAAACACAGGTAGAGTACCTGTGTTTTTGTGTATAGGAGGATAAATATGTATATGTTATTATTCTTTTGATCATTACGAGCTTGTCTTAATTAACCATTTAATCAAGCTCGTATCGATGAACTAGCTATCGATACGAAGTAAATTTATTTCGGAGGTAGCTATCAATGGAAAGAATTAGTTTTGAATTAGAAAATATTGAATTAACTTATTTAGATAAAGAAATTTTAAAAATTGACCGTTTAGCCATCCATCAATTTGATCGTATTGGTATTGTCGGAAAGAATGGATCGGGAAAAAGCAGCTTATTAAAGTTACTTGCTGGAAAAATCAAACCAAATAAAGGCATTGTGCACCAACACGCAAGTTATGCCTATTTCGAACAAATGGAAGCCCCTGATTTACATTTAACCGGAAATGAAGATCCTGCTTTGCTAGGAAAATTGCATGTTCCCTCTCAATTAGATTCCATAAGTGGAGGGGAGCAAACTCGTTTGAAATTAACACAACTTTTATCAGAGTATCGTGAAGCTTTATTTATTGATGAGCCAACGACGCATCTAGATCAAGACGGAGTGGCATTTATACAATCTGAACTGGAATATTATTATGGTGCACTAGTATTAGTAAGTCATGATCGTACTTTACTAGATCAATTAGTATCGACCATTTGGGAAATTCATGATGGCAGTGTTTTTGTTTATGCAGGTAATTATACGGAATACGAAAAACAGAAACAGCTTGAGTTCGAGCAACAACAAGAAGCTCATTATCAATATGTAAAGGAAAAGTCTCGTTTAGAAAAAGCTGCTGATCAAAAGCGTTCAAAGGCAACTAAAATGATGAAAGGTGATAAAGCAAATGTTCGGGCAAAAGAAGGGGTTAATCGGATGTTTGCAACAAAGTCAAAAGATGCTACGCAAAAAGCGATGCAAAAAAGTGCTAAAGCTATTGAAAAACGAATAGATCAATTAGAGGAAGTTAGAGCTCCTGAATCAAGCAACCCAATAAACTTCTATAAGTCAAAAGCACTGGACTTGCACAATAAATTTCCGATTATAGGTGACCAATTAACGTTACAAGCAGGAGATAAAGTCTTATTGGAAGAAGCAAGATTTCAATTTCCGCTTGGTGAAAATATAGCAATTACCGGTGGGAATGGAGTAGGAAAAAGTTCATTACTTCAGCACATTGTACAACGCGGGCATGCTTTGGACATTTCGCCTAAAGTTACATTTGGCTATTTTCAACAGCTAGGTTATCAGAGAGAGATTAATGAGACTGTGCTGGAATTTTTGCAAAAACGAACAGAATATGAGGAAGGATTTTTAAGAAGTGTACTTCATTCTATGTATTTCTCTGGAAATGACTTAAGAAAAAAGTTGAATCAACTAAGTGGAGGAGAATCAATACGACTCCAATTAAGCTATTTATTTCTAGGGAAATTTCATATTTTAATACTGGATGAACCAACAAATTTCTTAGATATTCCTACCATCCAGGCTCTTGAGAATTTCTTTCATGCATACCCTGGGACGATTGTATTTGTTTCGCATGACCAAACATTTATTAATCAGGTTGCAACTAAGCAATTTGTGATTCAAAACAAGAAGTTATATGAAGTATAATAGAAACTAAAATGCGATAGGTTGAAATTTATGAAAATTATACTCCAAAATAATTTTTCAACCAAGACAGAGCTTTATATGATGAAAATAGTTAACCGATTGTTGTTCAACAAGTGTGAATCGCTTAAACGTATCATTTATGAAATTGAACAAGATATAGAAGCAACAAATAACCGAAAAGTTTAAACGTACCCCACAAAGAGGCTGCGACATAACAAAAAATTTGGTCAAAAGACGGATGAAAGCCAGAATATGGCGTAAGAAATATACGGAGATTCTTTTGAAATTGTATATTTCTAAAAGCGAGTTTCAAAAGCAAATCATCCAGATTTATCTTTTGCATGAATAATTATGTTCCGGTCTCTTTGTGCTTTTGGTAATGGCTAGATTTAAGCTTTAAGGAGATAAAGGAAAACTGTCCTTCTCTGGGGAGGGCTACTCCTATGAGCTGAAAATGCCGTATGGAAGAGGAACAATAGAATGGGAATGGGATACGACATAAAAGAGAAAGCATAAGCGAATTTTTTGGATAAGTTAGCGCTGGGGGGTCGATTTAGTAAAGCAGTTTAAAGTAGAAAAACATTCTATTTAGTATCCACTTTTTGGATAGCCATGAAATTGGAAAACACAACAAGAATTACACCATGAGGAGAGAAGCATATGAAAAAATGGATAATCGGAATTATGATAGTGTTAACTATAGGGATTGTAATGGTTAAAGTGAATACTCCTGAGGCAACGTTTGCACACGTTTTACCGGACGGATTGAATGATTCAACAGAAATAAATGAAATTACGATTTATGAGATTAAACCCTCTGGAGAGCCACGTGAAATTGTTCTATCTGATAAACA from Oceanobacillus iheyensis HTE831 encodes:
- a CDS encoding homocysteine S-methyltransferase family protein codes for the protein MKRSLQRRLQEGTVIAGEGYLFELERRGYLQAGSFVPEVALENPDALKQTYRDFMNAGSDVVLAFTYNAHREKMRIIGKEQLLEPLNRSAIRLAKEVAKEHPQEEALVAGNISNTNIFDPNDESSKHKVREMFAEMAQWSKEEDVDFINGETFYYHEEAEIALEEILKKDLPAVITLGLMGENILRDCYTVEESCKILSEKGALVVGMNCFRGPDTMQPYIAKIRQHVDGYVGALPIPYRTSNEHPTFFNLPDGGCSCHLPTETTFPTALDPLYHNRYELAAWAKEAKEIGVNYIGLCCGASPAMLRAVAESVGKETVNSPYSPDMEKHFLFGKDKSLKEHNVGYRFKA
- a CDS encoding YfcC family protein; the protein is MEDKKDISQQRKHSRWVMPDTYVILFLVLLAAYIATFIIPSGTFDRESVDGVEKVIPGTYQSTDGNSLGFLDFFNAIQTGMVSSADIIFLILFTGGMFEIIERSGALRGVINQAVRLTRGNEFWLIATVSTIFALVGAVGAVANAVIAFVMVGVIIARALKLDPIVAIAITFGANFVGFSVGFLNPYTVGIAQDIAGLPLFSGALFRIIIFILMLTITIAYTWRYAEKIMQNKEMSLIGTYEADDEMDSLNAPFTTRHKLLLGFVTLSLGFFVYGSIQLEWTINHMSAFFIFISLGSGIIAGMHYNTIAETFLHGARNLVYGALVVGLARSVIVVLEEAMVIDTIVYALSVPLENLLPVFSAIGMFISNSLLNFLVNSGSGQAMIAMPLLSPLADMIGVTRQVAVQSYQFGDGLTNLIFPTSGILMASLAVAKVPYTKWLKWVFPLFLIWLVIAIIALIIGVLIEWGPM
- a CDS encoding spore germination protein; protein product: MKRSILSKLKNQQLDKKRATSIQRPAKTELSISSKLSTNLQNIKQSIGNPDDLNLRNIKVGKMNTNCGIAYISGITDETLINNNIIQNLQQNLKDVEVDLIENIKLEVISITSIEETENMDKIIDYILDGQTVFFIDGEKMALVIGSSGGKERSVEQPQSETLIHGPRDGFIENLEVNLSLIRRDLRDPKLRYKSFEIGSRSKQKVVLCYIEDLINPDILEEVIRRIQSIDTEYVTDSAQIEQWIEDSSLSPFPQMISSERPDKASFEMLHGKFVILVDGTPFCIIGPIVLNDIVKSMEDYNQRWIMASLLRVLRFIACIIALFLPGIYIALVSFHPGMLPTSLVFSIAASREGMPFNAAVEVLLMAMVFEMLQEAAIRLPKVIGQTISIVGGLVIGESAVNAGIASPIIVIVTALTAIASFCVPYYSVAISFRAIRFGVMFASAVLGLYGLILSLIVMVIHITNLKSFGVPYSVPLMPMMKKDISDIIIRAPITILTKRDNFLQNLNQPKKGRKN
- a CDS encoding GerAB/ArcD/ProY family transporter, which encodes MRTVNYTDGKISNVTIGVSVLSMVVAVGILTYPRLLASKTEAADGWVTLLTAGILSIMITWVIANIASKFPNQSFLDYASFLLSRPVAIAISVLYIIVCWFIVGYELAFIADISQHYLFDRTPTEVVVLAFLLVIVYAVSGSRNAMFRMCFGFMAFSIIATIVLVFMSLPFGDFDHLLPVFTTDWKTYIKELPNGILSYTGGFILLFYMKLNRDPKKGPKSAAIGVSVVVILYVSIYLACIAVLGNVTTANTIYPLVELANTIHSAGFLDRIESLYYVIWITTIFLTCILAYDVSVMIITDLFPKANKKYITFGICPIIFSLSILPANYYQLGLYASIVGYSSIILTVLTIMTLNMMYFFKRKKKQEIKQ
- a CDS encoding Ger(x)C family spore germination protein is translated as MKKFLGSILISSLLLLAGCWDSLELEERAFVSGIAIDLTNDNTNNILNVTEQIVVPSGLIILPASSGSGKGYRNIVEQGRTIYEVGDIIERQEDRKLDGSHIEVVVISDEVVKDEFELADVVDIFMREKRMNREVILSIAEGSAGELLNIEPQDVKMPSQYLTQLIVGNYRLVGGDPQRFGNMQQYFLRKRSFTLPLLTTKGSSTGVELDGLAVFSGENSKMVGALKNENVDGYMLIQPMYNGAITAEYDGSFATFHIPDGTTKIKLKNKDPENLHFEFETSLDAELVETFYSEDFFAHKNMKKLEDSLKKRVESLITGTIEQVRDEYETDILGLGEHLKTKEPKIWKQVEKNWDYGENYFKDVEITLSVNIDIRETGNSVDTD